A part of Chthonomonadales bacterium genomic DNA contains:
- a CDS encoding response regulator, whose protein sequence is MPKKILAVDDERAIVRLVQVNLERHGYQVVTAYDGKEALEKVDAEQPDLIVLDVMMPYMDGFEVLQTLKKNQVTRDIPVIMLTAKAQDQDVFRGWQSGVDCYLTKPFNPMELIAFVKRIFKSLEDDGGSGEKRIDLGG, encoded by the coding sequence ATGCCGAAGAAGATACTGGCCGTAGACGACGAGCGGGCGATCGTCCGCCTGGTGCAGGTGAACCTCGAGCGCCATGGCTACCAGGTAGTGACGGCCTACGACGGCAAGGAGGCACTCGAGAAGGTCGATGCCGAGCAGCCGGACCTGATCGTGCTGGACGTCATGATGCCGTACATGGACGGGTTTGAGGTGCTACAGACGCTCAAGAAGAACCAGGTGACCCGCGACATCCCCGTGATCATGTTGACCGCGAAGGCGCAGGACCAGGACGTGTTCCGTGGATGGCAGTCGGGCGTGGACTGCTACCTGACCAAGCCCTTCAACCCGATGGAGTTGATCGCGTTCGTGAAGCGCATCTTCAAGTCCCTGGAAGACGACGGAGGGTCTGGCGAGAAGCGCATCGACCTGGGCGGTTAG
- the gcvPB gene encoding aminomethyl-transferring glycine dehydrogenase subunit GcvPB, whose amino-acid sequence MSTGLIWDRSAPGRAGSSLPACDVPRREPADLLGAGHLRADLPLPEVSELDVVRHFTRLSHRNYAIDLGLYPLGSCTMKYNPKVNERAARLPGFARLHPLQAEEGAQGALELLHRVQTMLAEIAGMAASTVQPAAGAHGELLSLMMIHDHHRACGDERRDTVLIPDSAHGTNPASAARCGFRVRAIASGPDGLMDMAALERAADDRTAALMLTNPNTLGLFETSILEICRLVHERGGLVYCDGANMNALLGVARPGDMGFDVMHFNLHKTFSTPHGGGGPGCGAIAVKQMLEPYLPVPVVARSDDDTYRLDWDRPQAVGSIHSFYGAFLIALRAYAYMRTLGPTGLRTVAECAVLNANYMRARLRPHYDIPFDRTCMHEVVLSASRQKGQTGVRALDISKRLMDYGFHPPTNYFPLIVPESLMIEPTETESRETLDAFCEAMAAIAREAVDDPDLLRTAPHVTPVSRLDETAAVKQLDVQWEIPKP is encoded by the coding sequence TTGAGCACTGGCCTGATCTGGGACCGGAGCGCGCCAGGCCGAGCCGGGTCGAGCCTGCCGGCGTGCGACGTGCCGCGGCGCGAACCGGCCGACCTGCTCGGCGCCGGGCATCTGCGCGCCGACCTGCCGCTACCCGAGGTGTCCGAGTTGGACGTCGTCCGGCACTTCACGCGGCTCTCGCATCGCAACTACGCCATCGACCTCGGCCTCTACCCGCTCGGCTCGTGCACCATGAAGTACAACCCGAAGGTGAACGAGCGCGCCGCGCGCCTCCCCGGCTTCGCGCGCCTGCACCCGCTTCAGGCCGAGGAGGGCGCGCAGGGGGCGCTCGAGTTGCTCCACCGCGTTCAGACGATGCTGGCGGAGATAGCCGGCATGGCGGCCTCGACGGTGCAGCCGGCCGCCGGGGCCCACGGCGAGCTGCTGAGCCTGATGATGATCCATGACCACCATCGGGCGTGTGGCGACGAGCGGCGTGACACCGTTCTGATACCGGACTCCGCCCACGGCACGAACCCGGCCAGCGCGGCACGGTGCGGGTTCCGTGTGCGCGCGATCGCTTCGGGGCCGGACGGGCTCATGGACATGGCGGCGCTGGAGCGCGCGGCCGATGACCGCACGGCCGCGCTCATGTTGACCAACCCGAACACGCTGGGCCTGTTCGAGACAAGCATCCTCGAGATCTGCCGACTCGTCCACGAGCGCGGCGGGCTCGTCTACTGCGACGGCGCCAACATGAACGCGCTGCTCGGCGTGGCCCGGCCGGGCGACATGGGCTTCGACGTGATGCACTTTAACCTCCACAAGACCTTCTCGACCCCACACGGGGGCGGGGGACCCGGCTGCGGCGCCATCGCCGTCAAGCAGATGCTGGAGCCGTACCTGCCGGTTCCCGTCGTCGCCCGGAGCGACGACGACACGTACCGGCTCGACTGGGATCGCCCACAGGCCGTCGGGAGCATCCACTCGTTCTACGGCGCCTTCCTGATCGCGTTGCGGGCCTATGCCTACATGCGCACCCTGGGGCCGACAGGCTTGCGCACGGTGGCGGAGTGCGCCGTGCTCAACGCCAACTACATGCGCGCCCGCCTGCGCCCGCACTACGACATCCCGTTCGACCGCACCTGTATGCACGAGGTCGTCCTGTCCGCCTCCCGCCAGAAGGGCCAGACGGGCGTGCGTGCGCTCGACATCAGCAAGCGGCTGATGGACTACGGCTTCCACCCACCCACCAACTACTTCCCGCTCATCGTGCCCGAATCGCTGATGATCGAGCCGACGGAGACCGAGAGCCGGGAGACGCTCGACGCGTTCTGTGAGGCGATGGCGGCCATCGCCAGGGAGGCGGTGGATGACCCGGACCTGCTGCGCACCGCTCCTCACGTGACCCCGGTCTCGAGGCTCGACGAGACGGCGGCGGTCAAGCAACTGGACGTGCAATGGGAGATCCCGAAGCCGTAG
- the gcvPA gene encoding aminomethyl-transferring glycine dehydrogenase subunit GcvPA, which produces MTYVPHTPADRVAMLEAIGARSIADLFGSIPAEARMDGALDLPDSLDEAALLRHLTRMAGRNDDLDRYACFLGAGVYDHFGPSVVDALASRGEFLTAYTPYQPEMSQGMLQAIYEYQSLVCRLTGMELANASMYDGATALAEAALMAVDVTGRDTVVASSAIHPHYRRVVRTYIRTSGFQYREAPHRDGALDTAALGSVLDGGTACLLTQYPSFFGCVHDLAAAQSAAAAAGALSVVCADPVALGLLKPPGEFGVDVVVGEGQALGCPMAFGGPLLGFFACKLAYQRRFPGRIVGATRDLAGRRAYTMTLRTREQDIRRERATSNICTNEALLALAATIYLCAVGRNGLREVADRCVQKAHYAADRLCALPGVSLAFERPFFKEFALRLPPGTQVAALNRRLRESGVIGGYDLGLAYPELAGHALLCVTENRTREEIDRMVSTTASALREGVS; this is translated from the coding sequence TTGACTTACGTGCCGCACACCCCGGCGGACCGTGTGGCGATGCTGGAGGCGATCGGCGCGCGGAGCATCGCGGACCTCTTTGGCTCGATCCCCGCCGAGGCGCGGATGGACGGGGCGCTCGATCTTCCCGACTCCCTCGACGAGGCGGCGCTGCTGCGACACCTGACCCGCATGGCGGGGCGCAACGACGATCTTGACCGCTACGCCTGCTTCCTGGGCGCCGGCGTCTACGACCATTTCGGGCCCTCCGTTGTTGACGCGCTCGCGTCGCGCGGCGAGTTTCTGACGGCCTACACGCCCTATCAGCCCGAGATGAGCCAGGGCATGCTTCAGGCCATCTACGAGTACCAGTCGCTCGTCTGCCGCCTGACCGGCATGGAACTGGCGAACGCGTCGATGTACGACGGCGCAACCGCTCTCGCCGAGGCAGCGCTGATGGCCGTCGACGTCACGGGCCGCGACACGGTCGTGGCTTCCTCGGCGATCCACCCGCACTATCGCCGCGTTGTGCGAACGTACATTCGTACCTCCGGTTTCCAGTACCGCGAGGCGCCGCACCGCGACGGCGCGCTCGATACGGCCGCCCTGGGCAGCGTGTTGGACGGCGGAACCGCCTGTCTCCTGACGCAGTACCCGTCTTTCTTCGGGTGCGTGCACGACCTCGCGGCCGCTCAGAGCGCCGCGGCTGCCGCCGGGGCGCTTTCGGTGGTCTGTGCCGATCCGGTCGCGCTCGGGCTGCTGAAGCCGCCGGGGGAGTTCGGGGTCGACGTGGTGGTAGGGGAGGGGCAGGCTCTTGGCTGCCCGATGGCCTTCGGGGGGCCGCTGCTCGGCTTCTTCGCGTGCAAGCTCGCCTACCAGCGCCGATTTCCCGGGCGCATCGTCGGCGCCACGCGCGACCTTGCCGGCCGACGGGCATACACGATGACGCTGCGCACGCGAGAGCAAGACATCCGGCGCGAGCGCGCCACCTCCAACATCTGCACCAATGAGGCTCTGCTGGCGCTGGCCGCCACCATCTACCTTTGCGCGGTGGGAAGGAACGGGCTGCGGGAGGTCGCCGATCGGTGCGTCCAGAAGGCGCACTACGCCGCGGACCGCTTGTGTGCGTTGCCGGGCGTCTCGCTCGCGTTCGAGCGGCCCTTCTTCAAGGAGTTCGCCCTGCGCCTGCCGCCGGGCACCCAGGTTGCCGCCCTGAACCGCCGCCTGCGCGAGAGCGGCGTGATCGGCGGCTACGACCTTGGCCTCGCATATCCGGAGCTCGCCGGCCACGCGCTGCTGTGCGTTACTGAGAACCGGACGCGCGAGGAGATCGATCGGATGGTCTCGACCACGGCTTCGGCGCTGAGAGAGGGTGTAAGTTGA
- a CDS encoding bifunctional nuclease family protein gives MGHDFKDLFGDWEPPEEGRRAGGDAGGEPENRAPRALNEKEMTVIGVFEHEDPSAPSPSAQTFVLLQDGQGRKVPIWIGRFEAMAISMAIESEQSDRPMTHDLFRIVIERLGAEVERIIVDDLWQDTFYAKITLARNGTSQDIDCRPSDAVAIALRFKAPIYMAEAVIESVERKL, from the coding sequence GTGGGCCACGACTTCAAGGACCTGTTCGGGGATTGGGAGCCGCCGGAGGAGGGCCGCCGGGCGGGCGGCGACGCCGGAGGCGAGCCCGAGAACCGGGCGCCGCGGGCACTCAACGAGAAGGAGATGACCGTGATCGGGGTCTTCGAGCATGAAGACCCGTCCGCTCCCAGCCCCTCCGCCCAGACGTTTGTACTGCTCCAGGACGGGCAGGGCCGCAAGGTCCCCATCTGGATCGGCCGCTTCGAGGCGATGGCGATCTCGATGGCCATCGAGAGCGAGCAGAGCGACCGCCCGATGACCCACGACCTCTTCCGAATCGTGATCGAGCGCCTCGGCGCTGAGGTCGAGCGCATCATCGTCGATGACCTCTGGCAGGACACCTTCTACGCCAAGATCACCCTCGCGCGCAACGGGACCTCGCAGGACATCGACTGCCGTCCCAGCGATGCTGTCGCCATCGCGCTCCGTTTCAAGGCGCCGATCTACATGGCCGAGGCCGTGATCGAGTCGGTGGAGCGGAAGCTCTAG
- a CDS encoding dihydrodipicolinate synthase family protein: MTAFRGLMVATLTPFDGNDRIDPGALRRHVEFLVGEGVAALCPVGTTGEFLYLTAGEKVRVVEETVAAAAGRVPVVAGVWGLRPRETALLCRAARAAGADAVFLPPPIYYPASDDAIHRHYAAAAADSELPVFAYNIPAYAGNALSSDLVERLVADRVIAGIKDSSAKSDRMAELVSRFSGRIAVEAASDSFAAQARELGADGFISALANIWPAAFRRLWDGETSLQPAVDAARDAVKRAGGIAALKHLLGLRGFAFGDSRLPYSALSEEARAALAGAFQAASGAGMA; the protein is encoded by the coding sequence ATGACCGCGTTCCGTGGGCTGATGGTCGCGACACTGACGCCGTTCGACGGGAACGACCGCATCGACCCGGGCGCGCTGCGCCGCCACGTCGAGTTCCTGGTAGGGGAGGGGGTCGCCGCGCTGTGCCCGGTCGGGACCACCGGCGAGTTCCTCTACCTCACTGCCGGTGAGAAGGTACGCGTGGTCGAGGAGACGGTGGCCGCCGCCGCGGGTCGGGTGCCGGTGGTGGCGGGCGTCTGGGGCCTCCGCCCGCGCGAGACGGCGCTGCTGTGCCGCGCGGCCCGGGCCGCCGGCGCGGACGCCGTGTTCCTCCCCCCGCCGATCTACTATCCGGCCTCGGACGATGCCATCCATCGGCACTATGCCGCGGCGGCCGCCGACTCCGAGTTGCCCGTGTTCGCCTACAACATTCCGGCATATGCCGGCAACGCGCTGAGCTCCGACCTGGTGGAGCGTCTCGTCGCGGACCGGGTGATCGCGGGGATTAAGGACTCGTCGGCGAAGAGCGACCGCATGGCGGAGCTCGTCTCACGCTTCTCGGGTCGCATCGCTGTGGAGGCCGCCAGCGACTCGTTCGCGGCCCAGGCCAGGGAACTCGGTGCCGACGGCTTCATTTCGGCGCTCGCCAACATCTGGCCGGCGGCGTTCCGCCGGCTGTGGGACGGCGAGACCTCCCTGCAGCCCGCCGTCGACGCGGCGCGCGACGCAGTCAAGCGCGCCGGGGGCATCGCCGCGCTCAAGCACCTGCTGGGCCTGCGCGGCTTCGCATTCGGCGACTCCCGACTCCCGTACTCCGCACTCTCCGAGGAGGCGCGCGCGGCGCTGGCCGGGGCGTTCCAGGCGGCGTCCGGTGCCGGGATGGCTTGA
- a CDS encoding glycoside hydrolase family 32 protein → MHPMSRRAFVHGATAAFLGASEGEGGGQPDRADAWPQDPGDDALIATAQRSVADAAPIAAADRLRPQFHFLPPGRFMNDPNGCVWFDGAYHVFYQHLPFWGVAGAANAPGWGHAASRDLVRWEDWPIALMPRPGKCDAGGVASGCCVVADGLPTIVYTSVPPQAQSLARSFDGMRTWRRYADNPVVAAPPCVPGLADGFRDPFVWREDGRWRMLVGSGITGVGGTALLYESADLMAWRYLGRLSTGMGPDCFQWECPIFFRVDDRWVLIISPLLHSEPAIRGPVQYAVGRYDGRMFEHDGWRWLDLGGPGVFYAPHSLVDPRGRRILWGWLMGGGTPGSLWDGLLTLPRTVRIAADGSLRTWPAAEVDTLRAESMVDEPDRVLRSGETMDLPPGTQVDLVVHLAAGSSGRLEVHALHSPMGDRGVLVSLDPTSGEVLGGPARAGAQRRFGPTRRLRVLLDRSVVEAFTDAGAALSLRAHPAEGDEGVRLRAADGEIALRRVRAWRMTAIG, encoded by the coding sequence TTGCACCCGATGTCTCGGCGCGCGTTCGTCCACGGCGCCACCGCCGCGTTCCTCGGCGCGTCCGAGGGCGAGGGCGGCGGCCAACCGGACCGCGCTGACGCGTGGCCGCAAGACCCGGGCGACGACGCGCTCATCGCCACGGCCCAGCGGTCCGTGGCCGATGCCGCGCCGATCGCCGCGGCCGACCGCCTTCGGCCGCAGTTCCACTTCCTGCCGCCCGGCCGGTTCATGAACGATCCCAACGGATGCGTCTGGTTCGACGGAGCCTACCACGTCTTCTACCAGCACCTGCCGTTCTGGGGCGTGGCGGGCGCCGCCAACGCGCCAGGCTGGGGCCACGCGGCCAGCCGCGACCTGGTGCGCTGGGAAGACTGGCCCATCGCGCTGATGCCACGCCCTGGCAAGTGCGACGCCGGAGGCGTGGCGTCCGGTTGCTGCGTGGTGGCCGATGGGCTGCCGACGATCGTCTACACGAGCGTCCCGCCGCAGGCGCAATCGCTGGCGCGTAGCTTCGACGGTATGCGGACGTGGCGGCGCTATGCCGACAACCCGGTGGTCGCCGCGCCGCCCTGCGTGCCGGGCCTCGCCGATGGCTTCCGCGATCCCTTCGTCTGGCGCGAGGACGGCCGATGGCGCATGCTTGTCGGCTCCGGCATCACGGGCGTGGGCGGCACGGCGCTACTGTACGAGTCGGCGGACCTCATGGCCTGGCGGTACCTCGGGCGCCTCTCCACCGGCATGGGACCGGACTGTTTCCAGTGGGAGTGCCCCATCTTCTTTCGTGTCGACGACCGCTGGGTACTGATCATCTCTCCCCTGCTCCACTCCGAGCCCGCGATCCGCGGCCCGGTGCAGTACGCCGTTGGGCGCTATGACGGGCGCATGTTCGAGCACGACGGATGGAGGTGGCTCGACCTGGGCGGACCGGGGGTGTTCTACGCCCCGCACTCGCTCGTCGACCCGCGAGGCCGGCGCATCCTCTGGGGATGGCTGATGGGCGGCGGCACGCCAGGAAGCCTGTGGGACGGCCTGCTGACGCTCCCCCGCACCGTGCGGATCGCGGCCGACGGGAGCCTGAGGACGTGGCCCGCGGCTGAGGTTGATACGCTGCGAGCCGAGTCGATGGTCGACGAGCCGGACCGCGTTCTGCGCTCGGGCGAGACGATGGACCTTCCGCCGGGAACGCAGGTCGATCTGGTGGTTCACCTCGCGGCGGGGTCGAGCGGCCGCCTCGAGGTGCACGCGCTCCACTCCCCCATGGGTGACCGCGGGGTTCTGGTGTCGCTGGACCCGACCAGCGGAGAGGTGCTGGGGGGCCCGGCGAGGGCGGGCGCTCAGCGCCGGTTCGGGCCGACACGCCGGCTGCGCGTGCTTCTGGATCGGTCCGTGGTCGAGGCCTTCACCGACGCCGGCGCGGCGCTGAGCCTGCGCGCGCATCCGGCCGAGGGTGATGAGGGCGTACGCCTGCGCGCGGCCGATGGGGAGATCGCGCTGCGGCGAGTACGCGCGTGGAGGATGACCGCTATTGGCTGA
- the rho gene encoding transcription termination factor Rho encodes MESNVRKTEAEDRSLNLAELESKSLDDLHALARDHGYHGEGTPRKEDLIRRIIDSQTERNGLLVAQGVLEILPEGWGFLRRNNFTPNAEDIYVSQTQIKRFALKTGDLVAGQVRPPKDSEKYFGLLRVEQVNALDPEVARNRVNFDDLTPIYPNDRIVLETAPGEIAGRFIDLIAPIGKGQRGTIVAPPKAGKTTLLKTIANAITSNHPDMVLLVLLIDERPEEVTDIRRSVRGEVISSTFDETPENHMRVAEMVLEQAKRLVESRKDVIVLMDSLTRYTRASNLTVTPSGRTLSGGLDPAALYRPKRFFGAARNIEEGGSLTVLATALVETGSRMDDHIFEEFKGTGNMELDLDRNLADRRIFPAIDIIKSGTRHDELLYDEETLRRITQLRRLLAGLSAPEATELLIDRLRHTKSNKEFLKMVDRTIKSGDAD; translated from the coding sequence ATGGAATCCAACGTCCGCAAAACCGAAGCCGAGGACCGTTCACTGAACCTCGCCGAGCTGGAAAGCAAAAGCCTGGACGACCTGCATGCGCTCGCCCGCGACCACGGGTACCACGGAGAAGGCACTCCCCGCAAGGAGGACCTGATCCGCAGGATCATCGACAGTCAGACGGAGCGCAACGGACTCCTCGTCGCGCAGGGGGTGCTCGAGATCCTGCCGGAAGGCTGGGGCTTCCTGCGCCGCAACAACTTCACGCCGAACGCCGAGGACATCTACGTCTCGCAGACGCAGATCAAGCGCTTCGCGCTCAAGACCGGCGACCTCGTCGCGGGCCAGGTGCGGCCTCCAAAGGACTCCGAGAAGTACTTTGGGCTGCTGCGCGTGGAGCAGGTGAACGCCCTCGACCCGGAGGTCGCCCGCAACCGCGTCAACTTCGACGACCTGACCCCGATCTACCCGAACGACCGCATCGTGCTCGAGACCGCGCCCGGGGAGATCGCGGGCCGCTTCATCGACCTGATCGCGCCGATCGGCAAGGGGCAGCGAGGCACCATCGTGGCCCCGCCGAAGGCCGGCAAAACCACGCTGCTGAAGACCATCGCCAACGCCATCACCTCCAACCACCCGGACATGGTGCTGCTCGTGCTGCTCATCGACGAGCGACCCGAAGAGGTGACCGACATTCGCCGCTCCGTGCGCGGAGAGGTGATCAGCTCCACGTTCGACGAGACGCCCGAGAACCATATGCGCGTCGCCGAGATGGTCCTGGAGCAGGCGAAGCGCCTGGTGGAGTCGCGCAAGGACGTGATCGTGCTGATGGACAGCCTGACGCGCTACACGCGCGCCTCCAACCTGACCGTGACACCGAGCGGTAGAACCCTGTCTGGTGGTCTGGACCCCGCGGCGCTCTACCGACCGAAACGTTTCTTTGGGGCGGCGCGTAATATAGAGGAAGGCGGCAGCCTCACCGTTCTGGCAACGGCGCTGGTCGAGACGGGTAGCCGCATGGACGATCACATCTTCGAGGAGTTCAAGGGCACCGGGAACATGGAACTCGATCTGGACCGCAATCTGGCGGACAGACGCATTTTCCCGGCCATCGATATCATCAAGTCCGGCACCCGGCACGACGAGCTCCTCTATGACGAGGAGACGCTCCGCCGCATCACTCAGCTCCGCCGCCTGCTGGCCGGGCTTTCCGCGCCCGAGGCCACCGAGCTCCTGATCGACCGGCTTCGCCACACCAAGTCGAACAAGGAGTTCCTCAAGATGGTCGACCGGACGATCAAGAGCGGGGACGCCGACTGA
- the hpt gene encoding hypoxanthine phosphoribosyltransferase, translated as MDGAITDIVVDAVSIERRVAELGREISAHYAGRSLVVVGVLTGAVVFVADLMRQISVPMELDFVATSSYGRATRTSGEVRLLKDLSHPVLGRHLLLVEDIVDTGLTLHYLVQTFGARQPASVATCALLDKPARRAQPVTLDYRGFEIDDHFVVGYGLDHAGLYRNLPYVGMLAPMKP; from the coding sequence TTGGACGGTGCCATCACCGATATCGTGGTGGATGCCGTGAGCATCGAGCGGCGAGTCGCCGAGTTGGGGCGGGAGATCTCCGCCCATTACGCCGGACGCTCCCTCGTCGTTGTCGGTGTGCTGACCGGCGCCGTCGTGTTTGTGGCCGACCTGATGCGCCAGATCTCGGTTCCGATGGAACTGGACTTCGTTGCCACGTCGTCTTACGGTCGTGCGACCCGGACTTCGGGCGAGGTCCGGCTCCTCAAGGACCTGAGCCACCCCGTGCTGGGCAGACATCTGCTCCTGGTCGAGGACATCGTCGACACCGGTCTCACGTTACACTACTTGGTTCAGACGTTCGGCGCCCGGCAGCCTGCTTCCGTGGCAACGTGTGCGCTCCTCGACAAGCCGGCGCGGCGCGCGCAGCCCGTGACCCTGGATTACCGGGGATTCGAGATCGACGATCATTTCGTTGTAGGGTACGGACTTGATCACGCCGGCCTGTACCGGAACCTCCCCTACGTGGGGATGTTGGCGCCGATGAAGCCGTAG
- the guaA gene encoding glutamine-hydrolyzing GMP synthase, protein MQAHPTDELILILDFGAQYTQLIARRVRECQVYCEILPYDTPPSEVLGRQPRGIILSGGPSSVCEPESPATDPAIYEAGVPVLGICYGHQLMARQLGGQVRVAAHREYGRAELTVVDPDPLFAGLPPDLTCWMSHGDSVLAPPPGFRIAATTPTTPVAAMVDPRRQLYGVQFHPEVAHTPFGKELVRRFVVDVCGCRGLWTAESFVEQAVEAVRAQVGPARVVCGVSGGVDSCTVAALVHRAIGDRLTCVFVDHGLLREGESEQVRHDFAEALGIHLIHVEARERFLKRLAGVTDPEHKRKIIGEEFVRVFEETAGTLTEVEFLAQGTLYPDVIESGTRTASTIKTHHNVGGLPEDMVLRVIEPLRYLFKDEARAVADELGLPEAIVWRHPFPGPGLAIRITGEVTGERLGVLRQADAIFIGEIRAAGLYRAIWQAFAVLAPGIRSVGVMGDTRTYAHPIILRAVTSDDAMTARTVRLPYDVLERISSRIVNEVPGVNRVLYDLSSKPPATIEWE, encoded by the coding sequence ATGCAGGCACACCCAACCGACGAGCTCATCCTGATTCTGGACTTCGGCGCCCAGTACACGCAGTTGATCGCGAGGCGCGTTCGTGAGTGCCAGGTCTACTGCGAGATCTTGCCGTACGACACGCCGCCGTCCGAGGTGCTCGGCCGCCAGCCGCGCGGCATCATCCTCTCGGGCGGCCCGAGCAGCGTGTGCGAGCCCGAGTCACCTGCCACGGACCCGGCGATCTACGAGGCCGGCGTGCCGGTGCTGGGCATCTGCTACGGGCACCAGCTCATGGCGCGTCAGCTCGGCGGCCAGGTTCGGGTTGCGGCGCACCGCGAGTACGGGCGCGCAGAGTTAACGGTGGTGGATCCGGATCCCCTCTTCGCGGGGCTTCCCCCGGATCTGACATGCTGGATGAGCCACGGCGACAGCGTGCTCGCCCCACCGCCGGGCTTCCGCATCGCCGCGACGACGCCTACAACCCCGGTTGCGGCGATGGTAGACCCGCGACGCCAGCTGTACGGCGTGCAGTTCCATCCGGAAGTGGCGCACACGCCTTTCGGCAAGGAACTTGTGCGTCGCTTCGTCGTAGATGTGTGTGGATGTCGGGGGCTGTGGACCGCCGAGTCGTTCGTAGAGCAGGCCGTGGAGGCGGTGCGCGCGCAGGTCGGCCCGGCCAGGGTGGTCTGTGGCGTCTCGGGTGGCGTCGACTCGTGCACCGTCGCTGCGCTCGTCCACCGAGCCATAGGCGATCGCCTGACCTGTGTCTTCGTTGACCACGGCCTTCTGCGCGAGGGCGAGTCCGAGCAGGTGCGCCACGACTTCGCCGAGGCCCTCGGCATCCATCTGATCCACGTCGAGGCCCGTGAGAGGTTCCTGAAGCGTCTGGCCGGCGTGACCGACCCGGAGCACAAGCGCAAGATCATCGGCGAGGAGTTCGTTCGCGTCTTCGAGGAAACCGCCGGTACGCTCACGGAGGTCGAGTTCCTCGCCCAGGGCACGCTCTATCCCGACGTGATCGAGAGCGGCACGCGCACGGCATCCACCATCAAGACGCACCATAACGTGGGGGGCCTTCCGGAGGATATGGTCCTTCGGGTGATCGAGCCGCTCCGGTACCTCTTCAAGGACGAGGCACGCGCCGTTGCGGACGAGCTCGGGCTCCCCGAGGCGATCGTCTGGCGCCACCCGTTCCCTGGGCCCGGGCTGGCGATCCGGATCACGGGCGAGGTGACAGGCGAGCGCCTCGGCGTCCTGCGACAGGCCGATGCGATCTTCATCGGCGAGATTCGCGCGGCGGGCCTCTACCGAGCGATCTGGCAGGCGTTTGCGGTGCTCGCTCCGGGCATTCGGAGCGTTGGTGTCATGGGCGACACCCGCACCTATGCTCACCCGATCATTCTCCGTGCGGTCACCAGCGATGACGCCATGACCGCGCGGACCGTACGCCTACCGTACGACGTGCTGGAGCGCATCAGCAGCCGCATTGTGAACGAGGTGCCCGGCGTCAACCGAGTGCTGTACGACTTGAGCTCCAAACCGCCCGCGACCATCGAGTGGGAGTAG
- a CDS encoding octanoyltransferase, with translation MGDPEAVACTQSVPRQPWRLLVHGAEPPAWNMAVDEAILDAVVAGLAGPTLRVYRWDRLSISVGRFQDASRDLDLARCAALAVPVVGRPTGGRAVLHGYDQTFSVVVPFALLGATGASVTGSYRLLARAITRALAGWGVVARIAVGRAARARSGDCFGASTRADVVSADGDKLVGSAQCRRRGVLLQQSSLRHLPPPARSRGLFRGEAAPGDWPLAGIAPNALEEGLISAFREELGLCLSEDTLGAWEVERAAALLAARTDGLAPAN, from the coding sequence ATGGGAGATCCCGAAGCCGTAGCCTGCACGCAGTCGGTCCCGCGCCAGCCGTGGCGGTTGCTCGTTCACGGCGCGGAGCCACCCGCCTGGAACATGGCGGTGGACGAGGCCATCCTGGATGCGGTGGTTGCCGGACTGGCCGGGCCGACGCTCCGCGTCTATCGCTGGGATCGCCTGAGCATCAGCGTCGGGCGGTTCCAGGATGCGTCGCGAGACCTGGACCTGGCCCGCTGTGCCGCGCTCGCGGTGCCCGTGGTCGGCCGGCCCACCGGCGGGCGCGCCGTGCTGCACGGCTACGATCAGACGTTCAGCGTGGTTGTGCCCTTCGCGCTGCTGGGAGCCACCGGCGCCAGCGTGACGGGCTCCTATCGCCTCCTCGCCCGCGCCATCACGCGCGCGCTCGCGGGGTGGGGGGTCGTCGCGAGGATCGCGGTGGGGAGGGCGGCTCGGGCACGCAGCGGGGACTGCTTCGGCGCCTCGACGCGTGCCGATGTCGTGTCGGCGGATGGGGATAAGCTCGTGGGTAGCGCTCAGTGTCGGCGGCGCGGCGTGCTGCTCCAGCAGTCATCGCTGCGCCATCTGCCGCCGCCCGCGCGCTCACGCGGCCTCTTCCGTGGCGAGGCGGCGCCGGGCGACTGGCCGCTCGCTGGTATTGCGCCGAACGCGCTGGAGGAGGGCCTGATCTCGGCGTTCCGCGAGGAGCTAGGCCTCTGCCTGTCCGAGGACACGCTCGGGGCGTGGGAGGTGGAGCGCGCGGCCGCGCTCCTTGCGGCGAGAACGGACGGGCTCGCTCCAGCGAATTGA